GGACACGTATTTCCGGAAAAACCGTTCCAGAACCGCCCCCATCAGATAAACGCTCGTTCCCTCGAAAAAACTTTCGTCGAAGGTCAATGAAATTTCCAGGCCGCGAACCGCCGTCGAAAGCACGTCGTCTGCCATGCGGCGCACAATTGGACGGGTCGAGACGGCAACCAGCCCTTCAAGCTGTTTTTCGAGGACCTTGTTGCCCGCCGGTGCATAGATCCCGATCAATTCGCGCAGGGCCGCGGCGCCGTCTTGAGACTGATCTTCGGCGATCGAAATGTAGTTAAGGCTCAGATGCGAAATCAGACGCCAGGCAGTGTCGCCTTGTGCCAACGATGGACGTGGGCGCGTTGGACTGACTGGCGTGCTGATGTGCAGCACGGGGCCGCCCTCCGGCAGATAGAACACATCGCGCGCGCCGGTTGGTAGCAGCAGCGGCAAGTCGCGGTTCGTCACCATCGCCTGAACCGCCAACTGGTCCAGGTTGGGCCCGTAGGGCGCCTGATTGCTGTCGACGAGCGCCACGTACAGCTCGGACCCCAGATAGGACGTGCGCACGCCTTTCAGGCGTTCGCGTTCCGCGCGCTGACGCATCTTGCGCGATTGCGTGTAATAGGATGTGTGAGGATCGCCCGCCGCGGTCAGGTCATTTGAGGAGTAAAAGGGCCGAAACGGAACATCCTTTTCCCCGTCCGACGCGATACCCGTCACGTTGTCCAACGCGAAAATCTCGAAATCCAGCGGCGCTGTACGGTCCGCGACAACGTGCTGCTCCACATCCGCCGTCGACACGTGGACCCGGTCACAGCGCTTGCTGAACAGGTTGATCGCTGGCGTTGCGTGCAGGGTAAAGGCCTCCGCGGTGACCCCGGCCGAAATGGTGCTGTTGCCTTCGCGCAGCAAAATATAGATATCAACGTCGTGGCTTTCGGCGCGTCCCAGTGCCATGGAAAGCCCCTGCAATTCCACGAAATGGAAGCGCTCAGGC
The DNA window shown above is from uncultured Tateyamaria sp. and carries:
- the tssF gene encoding type VI secretion system baseplate subunit TssF is translated as MDTRLLKHYEGELAYMRDMGAEFAQAYPKIAARLGMDGVEVVDPYVERLLEGVAFLSARVQLELELQYPNLTAHLLEIVYPHYLAPIPSMMVAALEPDMENAALEDGHLVPRHSELRSTLRDDDTTSCIFRTAQDVTLWPITITEAEYIDSRGELVAAGVSRDTDARAGIRLRLSRHGQLPISELSLDNLTLFLNGREGKNWELHELLCAQVTGLVGRSTDRRSDWITMLPNGRVVPRGYDPSDALLPTPQRSFDGYRLLQEYFAMPERFHFVELQGLSMALGRAESHDVDIYILLREGNSTISAGVTAEAFTLHATPAINLFSKRCDRVHVSTADVEQHVVADRTAPLDFEIFALDNVTGIASDGEKDVPFRPFYSSNDLTAAGDPHTSYYTQSRKMRQRAERERLKGVRTSYLGSELYVALVDSNQAPYGPNLDQLAVQAMVTNRDLPLLLPTGARDVFYLPEGGPVLHISTPVSPTRPRPSLAQGDTAWRLISHLSLNYISIAEDQSQDGAAALRELIGIYAPAGNKVLEKQLEGLVAVSTRPIVRRMADDVLSTAVRGLEISLTFDESFFEGTSVYLMGAVLERFFRKYVSINSFTETVLVTQQRGEIARWRPETGLGRIL